The genomic interval AACAATCTTCAGCATGAGATTATGGTATAGCAACAAACAACTGATTTATTTAGTGTATTTTACACTGCAAAAAAGATTACAACTATCCTTTTTAGTgttttcacaaagaaaataaaggtttCAAATATCACAACCTTGTTTAAAGAAACTATGAGCTGAGTAGAGGAGTTCAGTCCAGGTTTGATAAGTTTAGGTATTTTAAGTGACATTCAAAGGAAGTCTTGATTCCATGAAAGCAATGAAATACCCTTTTATCCAAATGCCAACATGGACCTAATCTATCTTACACTGAGACAGAGCAGAAATTATGCAATTAAAGCTATGTAATGTAGCTGTTCAGAACCCTTTTAGCAGATTTTTATATTCAATAGgttgaatatgtttttttccccaacacAAATCCatcctaaaaaaacatttaagggtTCATCACACTTGTGGGTCTCTTTATGCAGCGTGTCACTATGTACACACTCACAGTGACACACACCATATTATTTCCAGTTTATAGACATCTTAATTGCCCCTAATTCTTTTTTGCTTAACAATAGGCATTATAACTTGTgacaaaaatacagttttgctACTTaagaacagttaaaaatagaaagaaatggGTTCATGTAGGATAAACACATAAtataattaatcttttattctgACTAAAGACCTTAATTTATATGATTTGAATCTGAAGGAAACGCTCATTACTCTGTGatttcacaacacattttcctttttcttttaggAGTTGGTGTAAATGTGAGAGGATGTTCTCAAAAGGATCTGACTACGATTACAGGCGGCAGGATGCTGACAGAAATTCAAGAAGGAAACGGGGTGACTATGGTGACAGACgggaagaagggcgagacttccACAGTAATACTCCTCAGGACTCCTATTATAAATACAGCAGAGATGGACACAGTAGCACAGACAGGGTGAGCAAAAGTGGAGAATACAGCAACTCTTCCAAGAGGCTGTGCAGTTCAGATTCATCGAGCAGAGACTGGAGCAGAAAGAGCCCCACGAGGAGGCGTATGTCCCCACCTGGTTGGGATGGACCTGAAGAAAAAAGGCGAAGGCATACAGATGAAGATGATGCAAATTATAGATATAAACGGGATTCTGTAGAAAAAACTCACAGGCCGTTACCAGCTAGTTTTTCACGTAACCAACAGTTAAGATACTCACCGTCTTATGAAGATGGTGGCAGGTACAGGAACACGTCTCCGTATTCCAGGTCCAGGCATCAACAGGAAGAGTTGCCTCTGAAAAAACAGTTTGAGGATTTCAGTGAAAGAGATTTATCTGATTGTTTTAAAGCAAGTGTTTATCAGAACAGGAGACATGGGTATTCACAGGAGAGGACGCAGTCACCAGATAACACTACAAAGGTCAGTTGTGGGCTATTTGATAGACTTTACATTTAAAGTTACGTTTATCTGATTAATAAAAATTTTCTAATATCAAACAGATTCAAGCCAAGATGAGAGAGAGGATACCCGACCCCTCTACATCTGCGTACTATGACGAATACTGCGACAGTAGGGCCGCCGCGCCACTAAATGGATCCGGTGGGCGGGTACattgactttttgttttttactccagcacagaaaatgtttttttttttttatagcttttCATCTCattttttgaactttttcatgttacaaacaGACACTTAGATTTTATGTTAAAGACCAAATTAAAGTAGTACATAGTTAtgaacaggaagaaaaaaatgtactctaaaaaaataaactacaaatctgaaaagagttGAACTTGAATTCAGCTCCCCTCAGTCCTGTCCAAACCAGCTTTTGCTGAAATTATAGCTGCACGTTTTTTGTGGTATATCTCTACGCCCACTGAGAAAATCTAAAGACTGACTTTTTTGCTCGTTCTTCTTTGTTAAATtgctaaagctcagtcagtttcGATAGAGGGTGATTAaaggatttaaatattttagtccTCAAATGTCGACACGATCTTATTCGAAACTTCCTAAATGAGCACATTGACTACTTTCAAGTGGCTTTATTGCTGTTTAATTTTACTATCCAAGTATTAGCTATGCCTTCCTATCCTttattaactgaaaaaaaaatcaaaccaagTCTCCAGTCAGTTCTATATGGTTCTGGtacataataaaatgaaattattttcagaaaatggTGAAAGTTATTTGTATATTGCAGactaatgtaaaaaaatatttgcttctCGTGTCAAACTGCAACTTTAAAGTcgtattttgtaattttgtaaaatgaaatTGGAATAACAGTGATTGGCTTGTAGACCAGTTTCAGGGGTTTATGAGTATTTGGCTTTTTCTCACCAAAAATTAAAgttcctctttttatttatttttttattttgttggccGACTGCTTTAAACAGAAAGTTATTCCAgtttaattaaatcatttccCATGTTAAATGTAACCTAATAAGAAAACCTAAGTTCTGTCTCATGCTAGAACTGATTTATTGCATTCATACATCTAAAGTTGTGGTTTCCGTGTCTCCCATCAGTCTTTTGAAAGCGACGCCCCTCGACAGAGTGCTGCACTCCCTGAAGTCAAGTCATCTAAAGGCTTCCAGCGCTTTCTTGACGTACTCAACAAGGGTGTGAATGTTGACGTTCTCACTCAGATAGTAAGTCAGACCCCTAAACCGCCCTGTGAGGGGCACATTTATCCAAGGTCTCTTGTGAATGTTGGAGATCAGCGGTTGTCTCCCTTTTGCACTGAGAGGCAACAGAAACACTACAAAGATAACAGCTACTGGAATGAAAGTAAGGGATCCCTCAGGTCAACATCTCCACAACCTCATCACGGGTCCGCCAGTCCAAATAGGAATCCTGTTTCTGTCGGGGAGAGCTTCTTTGGCTGCAAGTCAGTGGAAAAGAAGACCATGATGCCAGAAGATGAGCAAAAGCACAAGCAAATGCAAGATGTTTTGCAGGCTATTGGCATGGATTTGGGATTCGAAGAGCTCGGCCAAATGTCTCATCGAATCCAGGAGCGACTCTATGGCAAGAGGGATAATGAGCGCGGCCGCAGGTTAAGTAGAGAAAGAAGTGTTGGGCAAGCTTTCACTGTGGGACGTCGAAGTAGATCTCCATCAAGCAGATCTAGTTTTACCCCACAGCGTCAGAGCTCTTATACAAAGAGAGACTCGTTCAGTGATACAAGGGACGAAGCAGACATGCAGCAGTCTGAATACAGTCCAGAGTTAAGTAGGAAGTCTTTTCTGGATGTTCAGGACAGTATGGAAAGTAAAATAAGCACGGGGAAAAGCATTCCTGCACTGAACGCTTTCCCGTTCAACCCCATGGATGCTGTAA from Girardinichthys multiradiatus isolate DD_20200921_A chromosome 5, DD_fGirMul_XY1, whole genome shotgun sequence carries:
- the LOC124867850 gene encoding cyclin-dependent kinase 12-like, with translation MFSKGSDYDYRRQDADRNSRRKRGDYGDRREEGRDFHSNTPQDSYYKYSRDGHSSTDRVSKSGEYSNSSKRLCSSDSSSRDWSRKSPTRRRMSPPGWDGPEEKRRRHTDEDDANYRYKRDSVEKTHRPLPASFSRNQQLRYSPSYEDGGRYRNTSPYSRSRHQQEELPLKKQFEDFSERDLSDCFKASVYQNRRHGYSQERTQSPDNTTKIQAKMRERIPDPSTSAYYDEYCDSRAAAPLNGSGGRSFESDAPRQSAALPEVKSSKGFQRFLDVLNKGVNVDVLTQIVSQTPKPPCEGHIYPRSLVNVGDQRLSPFCTERQQKHYKDNSYWNESKGSLRSTSPQPHHGSASPNRNPVSVGESFFGCKSVEKKTMMPEDEQKHKQMQDVLQAIGMDLGFEELGQMSHRIQERLYGKRDNERGRRLSRERSVGQAFTVGRRSRSPSSRSSFTPQRQSSYTKRDSFSDTRDEADMQQSEYSPELSRKSFLDVQDSMESKISTGKSIPALNAFPFNPMDAVKQPPPATMPPVPPVQLYSPISHLRLPYPTVPPPPLPFFPRVAPGVFFPRVPPMLLQSPLPPPNVCPPLFAQGRPSLPPHLQLLNPANVNAQQAVNTTQTSKTQERHRFLQVIK